The Thermoplasmata archaeon sequence TTTTTCCATGTCCCTGACCGCCGTCCTCGACCGAATCGAGCAGGATTCGGGCAAGGCCCTCGAGACGCTGAAGGAGTACTGTCGCTTCCCGACCATTTCGGCGCACAAGAAGGCGCAGCCCGAGACCGCGGCCTTTGTCCAGGACCTCCTGTCGGAGAACGGGTTCGAGGCCCGCCAGTATCCCACGGAGGGCGGTCCGAACGTCGTCTTCGGCCGGATGATCGTGGACGAGCACAAGCCCACCCTCCTGATGTACGAGCACTACGATGTCCAGCCCACGGACCCGCTGAACGAGTGGAAGCGGGACCCGTTCGACCCCGTCGTCGAAGACGGGAAGTTCTGGGCCCGCGGCTGCGGGGACACGAAGGGCAACTTGATGGCCCAGGTGCTCGCGGTCCAGGCCTGGAAGGCGGTGGAGGGCGCGCCGCCGATCAACCTGAAGTTCGTCGTCGAAGGGGAGGAGGAAGTCGGGAGCCCGCACTTCCGCGGCTTCGCCGAGGCAAACAAGGAGATGCTGCAAGCGGACGGGGCCACAATCGAGGGCGGGGACCACCTGCCCGACGGGACGCCGAAGGTTGAGCTCGGCTGCAAGGGCACACTCTACGTTGAGCTCATCTCGCGCACCGCGAAGGTGGACCAGCACTCCATGTACGCTCCGATCGCACCGAACCCCGCGTGGCGCCTCATCCATGCCCTGAACACGCTCCGGGACCAGCGCGGCCGCGTGACGATCCCGGGATGGCTCGAGGACGCTCGCAAGCCCACACCCCGCGAGATCCGGTACCTGAAGG is a genomic window containing:
- a CDS encoding M20/M25/M40 family metallo-hydrolase is translated as MSLTAVLDRIEQDSGKALETLKEYCRFPTISAHKKAQPETAAFVQDLLSENGFEARQYPTEGGPNVVFGRMIVDEHKPTLLMYEHYDVQPTDPLNEWKRDPFDPVVEDGKFWARGCGDTKGNLMAQVLAVQAWKAVEGAPPINLKFVVEGEEEVGSPHFRGFAEANKEMLQADGATIEGGDHLPDGTPKVELGCKGTLYVELISRTAKVDQHSMYAPIAPNPAWRLIHALNTLRDQRGRVTIPGWLEDARKPTPREIRYLKASGFKAQALKEFWGTDQLLGGDNDYELLRRLVYWPTCTICGFESGYTGEGTKTVNPAMAKAKVDFRILPNMKSDKQLVKLQDHLKAKGFGDIQVVYKDHIDPSAISMNARVVKACRKGSVDAYGREPDIWPWSAGASANGFFNEIVGVPSISGPGVSYDGSNYHAPNENIRLADFVGGAKHMAAMFARF